A single window of Sulfurimonas sp. hsl 1-7 DNA harbors:
- a CDS encoding tyrosine-type recombinase/integrase — protein sequence MARYTKPLTVNEIKNAQPKEKDYKLFDGEGLFLLIKKNGVKTWKLKYTFEGKEKLLVIGNFTDIPLAKARELKSKYRQQIAEGINPSEQRQNKKKAIKEKHIAEEENTRFTFKNLAEQLLLERLTNNDISDVHYKRMLNAFKNDAYPFIENKPIKNVTTNDIKTIITKVAERGANESARKLYYALSKTFKTLITRDNPQNPDYNYQITNPPAPLDLESLVGKRTKQNYPTFIKDNDIKALLLNIDEYTGDYTTKQALRMLPYVFVRPYNIRYAEWNEIDLKNKQWTIPGTKMKTKHELIVPLTNSVIKILEEMKPFSGDGQYIFPSLKNKNAPMSDNTLLGAIRRLGYSKDEFVPHGFRAMFSTIAHEKSPFLHDVIETQLAHSVGNSVSKAYNRAKYLEERVKLMQWWSDYLDALKAKK from the coding sequence ATGGCTAGATATACAAAACCCCTAACAGTGAATGAAATTAAAAATGCACAACCAAAAGAAAAGGACTATAAACTTTTTGATGGAGAAGGACTTTTTTTACTTATTAAAAAGAACGGTGTAAAAACTTGGAAGCTCAAATATACTTTTGAGGGAAAAGAAAAATTACTGGTTATAGGAAACTTCACAGATATTCCACTAGCAAAAGCAAGAGAGCTTAAATCAAAATATAGACAACAAATAGCAGAGGGGATCAATCCATCGGAACAGAGGCAAAACAAAAAGAAAGCCATAAAAGAAAAGCATATAGCAGAAGAAGAAAACACACGCTTTACTTTTAAAAACTTAGCCGAGCAATTACTACTAGAAAGACTTACAAATAACGATATAAGCGATGTACACTACAAAAGGATGTTAAACGCTTTTAAAAATGACGCTTACCCATTTATAGAAAATAAACCGATAAAAAACGTTACAACAAACGATATCAAAACAATCATTACTAAAGTTGCAGAACGGGGAGCGAACGAGTCAGCAAGAAAACTCTATTATGCCCTTTCAAAAACATTTAAAACACTCATTACAAGAGATAACCCACAAAACCCCGATTATAACTATCAAATAACTAATCCTCCAGCTCCTTTAGACCTAGAAAGTTTAGTGGGTAAACGAACAAAACAGAACTACCCTACTTTTATAAAAGATAATGACATCAAAGCACTATTATTAAACATAGATGAATACACAGGCGACTATACAACAAAACAAGCTTTAAGAATGCTCCCATATGTTTTTGTACGCCCTTATAATATTCGTTATGCAGAGTGGAACGAAATTGACTTAAAAAATAAACAATGGACTATACCAGGGACAAAGATGAAAACTAAACACGAGTTAATCGTACCCTTAACAAATAGTGTCATTAAAATTTTAGAAGAGATGAAACCCTTTAGCGGAGATGGACAATATATATTCCCAAGTTTAAAAAATAAAAATGCCCCAATGAGTGACAACACCCTTTTAGGAGCTATAAGAAGATTAGGCTATTCAAAAGATGAATTTGTTCCTCACGGATTTAGAGCTATGTTTTCCACTATCGCACATGAGAAAAGTCCTTTTTTACATGATGTAATTGAA